One stretch of Akkermansia sp. RCC_12PD DNA includes these proteins:
- a CDS encoding copper-translocating P-type ATPase, with translation MTNCSHCRHDSGKNEVPEQALSHSSSPLGGMNMKGMDMLPSSPGPSPSGAVYTCPMHPQIRQNHPGSCPICGMTLEPVLPSAAPQDNRELDDFRRRFYISLPLVIVLFAISMGGHIAAWLNPGVQNWVELLLAAPVVLWAGKPLLIRGWESVKTRNPNMWTLIGAGTSVAFLYSLAATIMPGWFPAVFVRDGHVPVYYEAAAIIISLSLLGQVLELKARSRTAEAIRSLMNLAPSTAHLVLPNGVESDIPLKEVQPGDVLRVKPGEKIPVDGILKDGGSDVDESMLTGEPIPVTHVPGDTLIGATLNTTGTFTMTAREVGDGTVLARIVSLVAQAQRTKAPMQRPADKVARYFVLAVAAVAILTFFVWGFWGPQPSWPHGLVNAVAVLIVACPCALGLATPMSMMVASGKAASLGILFRDAASLETMHKVNTLVMDKTGTLTEGRPSLVNVTTAGGMNMDKLLAQCASLEQGSEHPIARAFVQRARDEKLPLDSVADFQSFPGGGVAGTIQGSKVSLGTGDMMQKQGVDISSLAPWVDEQRRQGRVTVFAALDGQAAGAFSLADKIRDNTRRALADLKARGIRIIIASGDAPATVEAVAQELEIPEYHGGMSPADKQSLVSSLKKQGSVVAMAGDGVNDAPALAEADVGIAMGTGSDVAMQSCGVTLVKGNLLVISKAFALSTTTVNNMKSNLGFAFIYNALGIPIAAGVLYPFWGILLSPVIAAAAMCLSSVSVILNALRLRHFS, from the coding sequence ATGACGAACTGCTCACATTGCCGGCATGATTCCGGCAAAAACGAGGTCCCGGAACAGGCTCTTTCCCATTCTTCCTCACCCCTCGGGGGCATGAATATGAAGGGAATGGACATGCTTCCTTCTTCCCCAGGCCCCTCCCCTTCCGGCGCCGTTTACACCTGCCCCATGCATCCCCAAATCCGGCAGAACCATCCCGGTTCGTGCCCTATATGCGGCATGACGCTTGAACCCGTGCTTCCTTCCGCCGCCCCGCAGGACAACAGGGAACTGGACGACTTCCGCAGGCGCTTCTACATTTCCCTCCCGCTGGTGATCGTGCTCTTTGCCATTTCCATGGGCGGCCACATCGCCGCATGGCTGAATCCAGGGGTGCAGAACTGGGTGGAACTGCTGCTGGCCGCCCCCGTAGTCCTGTGGGCGGGCAAGCCGCTGCTGATCCGTGGCTGGGAATCCGTTAAAACGCGCAATCCCAATATGTGGACGCTGATCGGAGCCGGAACTTCCGTCGCCTTCCTGTACAGTCTGGCGGCTACGATCATGCCCGGATGGTTTCCTGCGGTCTTCGTCCGCGACGGCCACGTACCCGTGTATTATGAAGCGGCGGCCATCATCATCTCCCTGAGCCTGCTCGGGCAGGTCCTGGAATTGAAGGCCAGGTCCCGCACGGCGGAAGCCATCAGGTCGCTGATGAACCTGGCCCCCTCCACGGCGCACCTCGTGCTGCCCAACGGCGTGGAGAGCGACATTCCCCTGAAGGAAGTCCAGCCCGGCGACGTGCTGAGGGTAAAACCGGGAGAAAAGATTCCCGTGGACGGCATCCTGAAGGACGGAGGGAGCGATGTGGATGAATCCATGCTCACGGGGGAACCCATTCCCGTCACCCACGTTCCCGGAGACACGTTGATCGGCGCCACGCTGAACACCACGGGCACCTTCACCATGACGGCCCGGGAAGTGGGGGACGGCACCGTGCTGGCACGCATCGTCAGCCTGGTGGCCCAGGCCCAGAGGACAAAGGCCCCCATGCAGCGGCCGGCGGACAAGGTGGCGCGCTACTTTGTCCTTGCCGTGGCGGCGGTCGCCATACTCACATTCTTCGTCTGGGGATTCTGGGGGCCGCAGCCGAGCTGGCCGCACGGGCTGGTGAACGCCGTGGCCGTCCTGATTGTGGCATGCCCGTGCGCCCTGGGACTGGCTACCCCCATGTCCATGATGGTGGCTTCCGGAAAAGCGGCCTCCCTGGGCATCCTGTTCCGGGACGCGGCTTCCCTGGAAACCATGCACAAGGTGAACACCCTGGTCATGGACAAAACCGGAACCCTCACGGAAGGCAGGCCCTCCCTCGTCAACGTCACCACGGCAGGCGGCATGAACATGGACAAGCTGCTTGCCCAATGCGCCTCCCTGGAACAAGGCAGCGAACATCCCATTGCGCGCGCCTTCGTCCAGAGGGCGCGGGATGAAAAACTCCCCCTGGACTCCGTTGCGGACTTCCAGTCCTTCCCCGGCGGGGGCGTGGCCGGAACCATCCAGGGCAGCAAGGTATCCCTGGGCACCGGGGACATGATGCAGAAACAGGGCGTGGACATCTCCTCCCTGGCTCCGTGGGTGGATGAACAGCGCCGGCAGGGCCGCGTGACCGTTTTTGCCGCGCTGGACGGACAGGCGGCGGGGGCGTTCTCCCTGGCGGACAAAATCCGCGACAATACGCGCAGGGCTCTTGCGGACCTGAAGGCGCGCGGCATCCGCATCATCATCGCCTCCGGAGACGCGCCGGCAACGGTGGAAGCCGTGGCGCAGGAACTGGAAATTCCCGAATACCACGGAGGCATGTCCCCGGCGGACAAGCAATCTCTGGTCTCCAGCCTCAAAAAGCAGGGAAGCGTGGTTGCCATGGCCGGCGACGGCGTGAACGACGCCCCCGCGCTGGCGGAGGCGGACGTGGGCATCGCCATGGGAACGGGGTCGGACGTAGCCATGCAGAGCTGCGGCGTCACGCTGGTGAAGGGGAACCTGCTGGTCATCTCCAAGGCCTTCGCCCTTTCCACCACCACCGTGAATAACATGAAGTCCAACCTGGGCTTTGCCTTCATATACAACGCACTGGGCATCCCCATAGCCGCGGGCGTCCTTTATCCCTTCTGGGGCATCCTGCTCTCCCCGGTCATTGCGGCGGCGGCCATGTGCCTGAGTTCCGTTTCCGTCATCCTCAACGCCCTGCGCCTGCGGCATTTTTCATGA
- a CDS encoding uracil-DNA glycosylase yields MSAGLPQHLTLDYLRSLLSRGVEHAPVTEEARKVLRQWVIEARRLARGDISAPPAPVSGMEHPHPEGVPESSEPASVDEISFGNELRAILNGVHSGGTEEEPAVPRHVAFDLEGETEEEKLASLRELVLHWPPLKNLNSLRETPVFSSGNPRADIMMVTDAPGLYEEKLGRPLAGPSGEKLDAMLQAMGLSRSDIYLTHLVKFRPSLPRQLTNNRPPTDREIEISRPILREEIMLVRPKVVVALGAIAARGILQSGETPLSALRGTFHTAFDTPVRVTYNPSYLLRTEDISEKRKVWEDMLCVMERAGLPISDKQRSYFLPRK; encoded by the coding sequence ATGTCCGCCGGCCTGCCCCAACACCTTACCCTTGACTATCTGCGCTCTTTGTTATCCAGAGGCGTGGAGCATGCGCCTGTGACGGAAGAGGCCCGGAAAGTCCTGAGGCAGTGGGTAATTGAAGCGCGCCGGCTGGCCCGGGGAGACATTTCCGCCCCCCCTGCGCCCGTTTCCGGCATGGAACATCCCCATCCCGAGGGAGTTCCGGAAAGTTCCGAACCCGCTTCCGTGGATGAAATCTCCTTCGGCAACGAACTCAGGGCCATCCTCAACGGCGTACATTCCGGGGGAACAGAAGAGGAACCAGCCGTTCCGCGCCACGTGGCCTTTGATCTGGAAGGGGAAACGGAAGAAGAAAAGCTTGCCTCCCTCCGTGAACTGGTGCTGCACTGGCCGCCCCTCAAAAACCTGAATTCCCTGCGGGAAACCCCCGTCTTTTCCTCCGGCAATCCACGGGCGGACATCATGATGGTGACGGACGCTCCCGGACTGTATGAAGAAAAGCTGGGCAGGCCCCTGGCAGGACCATCCGGAGAAAAGCTGGACGCCATGCTCCAAGCCATGGGCCTTTCCCGTTCGGACATTTACCTGACCCATCTGGTCAAGTTCCGTCCCTCTCTGCCCCGGCAACTCACCAACAACCGCCCCCCCACCGACCGGGAAATAGAAATTTCCCGCCCCATCCTCCGGGAGGAAATCATGCTGGTGCGCCCGAAAGTGGTCGTCGCCCTGGGCGCCATTGCCGCCAGGGGAATCCTCCAATCCGGGGAAACGCCGCTTTCCGCGCTGCGGGGGACCTTTCACACGGCTTTCGACACACCCGTGCGCGTTACCTACAATCCCAGCTACCTGCTGCGAACGGAAGATATTTCGGAAAAGCGAAAGGTCTGGGAAGACATGCTGTGCGTCATGGAACGGGCGGGGCTCCCCATCTCCGACAAACAGCGTTCCTATTTCCTACCCAGAAAGTAA
- a CDS encoding 3D domain-containing protein codes for MNLRIIATLSCAVMAMFVSSCATNGAVTGTGKSDSDTLVLARVSEKSPGFVQPLAPSRSAMPSSSLPKLGRDKHKMPFYHPSQRTRVVRTTAYTHSERDHLAYGPRNAVGTSLKYTSSVRSAAADWSVYPLGTTFRIKGQPYLYVVDDYGSALVGTGTIDIYQPSKKLMKDWGRRYVELTIVRWGDPANSLEVLSSRRGYRHCRAMYAALQHRVSKGLYAKADK; via the coding sequence ATGAATCTACGAATAATTGCCACCCTGTCTTGCGCCGTTATGGCCATGTTTGTCAGCAGCTGTGCGACAAATGGTGCCGTCACCGGCACGGGGAAATCCGATAGTGATACTCTTGTCCTGGCCCGCGTAAGTGAAAAATCACCGGGCTTTGTTCAGCCTCTGGCACCCAGCCGTTCAGCGATGCCCTCTTCCAGCCTTCCCAAACTGGGGCGCGACAAGCACAAGATGCCGTTTTACCATCCGTCCCAGCGTACCCGCGTAGTGCGTACGACGGCTTACACACATTCCGAACGCGACCATTTGGCGTACGGCCCCCGCAATGCGGTGGGCACGTCTCTGAAGTACACGTCTTCCGTGCGCAGTGCGGCGGCGGACTGGTCCGTTTATCCGCTGGGGACCACATTCCGCATCAAGGGCCAGCCCTACCTCTATGTCGTTGACGATTACGGCAGCGCCCTGGTAGGCACGGGCACCATTGACATTTACCAGCCCAGCAAAAAGCTGATGAAGGATTGGGGGCGCCGCTATGTGGAACTGACCATTGTGCGCTGGGGAGATCCGGCCAACAGCCTGGAAGTTCTGAGCAGCCGCCGTGGCTACAGGCACTGCCGCGCCATGTACGCCGCCCTTCAGCACCGCGTGTCCAAGGGACTGTACGCCAAGGCCGACAAGTAA
- the nth gene encoding endonuclease III, whose translation MDKKERASVVQEELMRLYENPPIPLTHHDPYTLLVAVLLSAQCTDKRVNLVTPALFALASTPEEMARQDVEAVREIVRPCGLSERKASAIVNLSRILAEQYGGQVPCDFQALESLPGVGHKTASVVMAQAFGVPAFPVDTHIFRLSRLWGLSSGKTVEAVERDLKELYPENTWGDLHLRIVLYGREYCPARGCGGSCAICSRLNRAAGFTDA comes from the coding sequence ATGGACAAGAAAGAACGGGCCTCCGTCGTGCAGGAGGAGCTGATGAGGCTGTATGAAAATCCGCCCATTCCCCTTACCCATCATGACCCTTATACCCTGCTGGTTGCCGTTCTTTTGTCTGCCCAGTGTACGGACAAGCGTGTAAACCTGGTTACTCCTGCTCTGTTTGCCCTGGCTTCCACGCCGGAGGAAATGGCCCGGCAGGACGTGGAGGCCGTGCGTGAAATCGTGCGTCCCTGCGGCCTTTCGGAGAGGAAGGCTTCCGCCATCGTGAATCTGAGCAGGATTCTGGCGGAGCAGTACGGAGGGCAGGTCCCCTGCGACTTCCAGGCGCTGGAATCTCTGCCCGGCGTGGGTCATAAGACGGCCTCCGTTGTCATGGCGCAGGCGTTCGGCGTACCGGCATTTCCGGTGGATACCCACATCTTCCGCCTGTCGCGGCTGTGGGGGCTGAGCAGTGGAAAAACGGTGGAGGCCGTGGAGCGTGATCTGAAAGAGCTTTACCCTGAAAACACATGGGGGGATCTCCATTTGCGTATCGTGCTGTACGGCCGTGAATACTGCCCCGCCAGGGGATGCGGAGGGAGCTGTGCCATCTGCAGCCGGCTGAACCGGGCAGCGGGTTTTACGGACGCTTGA
- a CDS encoding MotA/TolQ/ExbB proton channel family protein, giving the protein MKNLFRLGFRFAAFATVLMAAFSTSAFAQDAAAAAPQEKTMLDKWIIAGGWTMIPIMLVEAFIVFLVIYNMVALKKDKFCPEDLKVTLLQLMAECRIRSAIEVAAGSPTYLGRLVAYALPNVDATRPEDLGKDAIEDAIADFTANESRSVFKWINMLALCAQISPMLGLFGTVQGMVGAFGTLSTAGQADPTQLAGDISVALLTTFWGLINAIIATPFFFFQKGIANAHVAECVGTLQEMVNTSINVVNAEAQLARIPEGLA; this is encoded by the coding sequence ATGAAGAACCTTTTTAGACTGGGTTTCCGTTTCGCTGCATTCGCTACTGTGCTGATGGCTGCATTTTCCACGTCGGCCTTTGCCCAGGATGCGGCAGCTGCTGCCCCGCAGGAAAAGACCATGCTTGACAAGTGGATCATCGCCGGTGGTTGGACCATGATTCCGATCATGCTGGTGGAAGCCTTCATCGTTTTCCTGGTGATTTACAACATGGTCGCCCTGAAAAAGGACAAGTTCTGCCCGGAAGATCTGAAAGTCACCCTTCTTCAACTGATGGCCGAATGCCGGATCCGCTCCGCCATTGAAGTGGCCGCCGGCAGCCCCACCTACCTGGGCCGCCTGGTTGCCTACGCACTGCCGAACGTGGATGCCACCCGTCCGGAAGACCTTGGCAAGGACGCCATCGAAGACGCCATTGCCGATTTTACGGCCAACGAAAGCCGTTCCGTATTCAAGTGGATCAACATGCTTGCCCTTTGCGCGCAGATTTCTCCGATGCTCGGCCTCTTCGGGACGGTGCAGGGGATGGTAGGGGCGTTCGGTACGCTGTCTACTGCGGGCCAGGCGGATCCCACCCAGCTTGCTGGTGACATTTCCGTGGCTTTGCTGACGACGTTCTGGGGCCTGATCAACGCCATTATCGCCACTCCGTTCTTCTTCTTCCAGAAGGGTATTGCCAATGCCCATGTCGCCGAATGCGTGGGGACGCTGCAGGAAATGGTGAACACCTCCATCAACGTGGTGAACGCTGAAGCCCAGCTTGCCCGCATCCCCGAAGGCTTGGCTTGA
- a CDS encoding biopolymer transporter ExbD — MGKKKANIASDEESGEMDMSPMIDMVFLLLIFFVVNATAITVKKDKNIQMPTATSSGEVKSANGCIVVNVYGEGEGKRPDGMSNDVRWASDVSAPLNSPDELKEYIKNLAERFKDKQDFETRLYLRGDQKALFKGSREVIRVAAECGVTKVVFAVLPAKNSAPASRED; from the coding sequence ATGGGGAAGAAAAAAGCCAATATAGCTTCCGATGAAGAGAGCGGGGAAATGGATATGTCCCCCATGATCGACATGGTGTTCCTCCTGTTGATCTTCTTCGTGGTGAACGCTACGGCCATTACCGTTAAAAAGGATAAGAACATTCAGATGCCTACGGCCACCAGCTCCGGTGAAGTGAAGTCCGCCAACGGCTGTATCGTGGTGAATGTGTACGGGGAAGGCGAAGGCAAGCGGCCCGACGGCATGAGCAATGACGTGCGCTGGGCCTCCGATGTCAGCGCCCCGCTCAATTCTCCGGATGAATTGAAGGAATATATCAAGAACCTTGCGGAACGCTTCAAGGACAAGCAGGATTTTGAAACGCGCCTTTATCTGCGCGGCGACCAGAAGGCTCTGTTCAAAGGCTCCCGCGAAGTCATTCGCGTGGCGGCGGAATGCGGAGTGACCAAAGTGGTCTTTGCCGTGCTGCCCGCCAAGAACTCCGCCCCCGCAAGCAGGGAAGACTAA
- a CDS encoding biopolymer transporter ExbD has protein sequence MARHKKLEPIEDEDPKLDISSLIDVCFLLLIYFIVATSLIQERKLDMSMPGSAPSDTAAQIEPALIRIIKDGTIYWGKDNSLMIDNDMNNHNLSTLVQQLEAKKQEASAVGTKPVVQLWVEGEVPHQRVIDVMNALTEAGITTVALTDLKDD, from the coding sequence ATGGCCAGACACAAGAAATTGGAACCGATTGAGGATGAAGATCCCAAGCTGGATATCTCGTCCCTGATCGACGTATGCTTCCTTCTGCTGATTTACTTCATCGTGGCGACCTCTCTGATTCAGGAACGCAAGCTGGACATGTCCATGCCCGGCAGCGCTCCGAGCGATACGGCCGCCCAGATCGAACCCGCTCTGATCCGCATCATCAAGGACGGCACCATTTACTGGGGCAAGGACAACAGCCTGATGATCGACAATGACATGAACAACCACAACCTGTCGACGCTCGTGCAGCAGCTGGAAGCCAAGAAGCAGGAAGCCAGCGCCGTAGGCACCAAGCCCGTCGTTCAGTTGTGGGTGGAAGGCGAAGTCCCCCACCAGCGCGTCATTGACGTCATGAACGCCTTGACGGAGGCCGGGATTACAACGGTGGCCCTGACCGACCTCAAGGACGATTAA
- a CDS encoding tetratricopeptide repeat protein → MINSNYTTALAAGLVSVLSIGAVMPSHAQNGPRDYQRTALAAMREGKWQEALDAVDRCIRVYEPRIKMLGLDDGFGWFYYQKGVCLSQLKKYSEAVEAFKACYTKFPSARNQLVKMALFREGENYCRMGEFGKGAELLEKFLKEYRNDPVARNVNAGEVQGLLAQCYFRMDPPSFDKGLENLTACVNSRYKGRRISDAVITNSFLAMVESAIKTGKCQETVKFVEAHPSVMNISPTRVALYAPKLVSDIAEALEKSRSLLQSGKQKESEDYASLALTLMGLLPDQAGVLADANHSLDRLGRANGAVPGVTDLSHTLDKSKVNTLIEQFNKMKEEGKVLDAFTFNFMGNQAMVHGSQRVARAAYQLINDFYPDAPGREDNLFYLAMTTWQLGEADKGGELVAQHIKEFPNSKYAPTLNTLSLEGLLKDKKFDLCVQQADKVMELHKGDPTHKFYELALYCKGASLFNLGAADAARYKDAVPVLERFVKEYRDSTYLKTAMYLLGETYTNLGRADDAIQAFTNYIARFPEKDDANLAAVLYDRAFNYLGRKNPGDEELAIKDAKEIVDNFKDHRLFPYANNLLASLYAGSKEHEQESEAYSLAALESAKKLGDKRPAAEAVYNLLVNATRKPLPLEPKEAVEAARKARRDEVKKWYDEYWKVADMPGSRYSLQLAAAAMDFFKDDKEMFDPTAVKMQEVIVREGKKDDPKMTVLLEEAVNSYTKNYMAGYKALGRELDANALRNHFYRFPGVDNSKDKTLSAMLRMAVIAQTQEVFEKAPTETDEQRAAKAAQEGLVKQLFVELKRDFKPSDLPPYTLVKLGMHLANTSQPEESIAYFDEILDPSEPNPVRKQARINGMSKYRKNAVFGKAVALGRSKDNAKVDTAIKMMRDELSKEESSSNPDRKAMEDAQYNLVKFTAARQDWPAVIAAAEKYRADKSYKKNLPEVLFLQGQAYLKQNEPDKALVCFMNITGADYKGLVKWSAPAMLAQMDTLWNRNRMSQGTGKQPSDRYVAWRTGSQYVQLLDTPANRKRMTAEDSDLLNQVKDKVSRFGSDPAVSQERSDIAAYEAAIRSARGQK, encoded by the coding sequence ATGATCAACTCAAACTATACTACTGCACTGGCGGCCGGCCTGGTTTCCGTGCTGAGCATTGGCGCGGTGATGCCTTCTCATGCGCAGAATGGTCCGCGCGATTATCAGCGTACGGCCCTGGCTGCCATGAGGGAAGGCAAGTGGCAGGAAGCTCTGGATGCCGTCGACCGCTGCATCCGCGTTTATGAACCCCGTATCAAGATGCTGGGCCTGGATGACGGTTTCGGCTGGTTTTATTACCAGAAAGGTGTCTGTCTGTCCCAACTGAAGAAATACAGTGAAGCCGTGGAGGCTTTCAAGGCCTGCTATACCAAGTTCCCGAGCGCCAGAAACCAGCTCGTGAAGATGGCCCTGTTCCGCGAAGGGGAAAATTACTGCCGCATGGGCGAATTCGGCAAGGGAGCCGAGCTTCTGGAAAAGTTCCTGAAGGAATACCGCAACGATCCCGTTGCCAGAAACGTGAACGCCGGGGAAGTGCAGGGCCTGCTGGCCCAGTGCTATTTCAGGATGGATCCGCCTTCTTTCGACAAGGGGCTGGAAAACCTCACCGCCTGCGTGAATTCCCGCTACAAGGGACGCCGCATTTCAGACGCCGTCATCACCAATTCCTTCCTGGCGATGGTGGAGTCCGCCATCAAGACCGGCAAGTGCCAGGAAACGGTGAAATTTGTGGAAGCCCACCCTTCCGTGATGAACATCAGCCCCACCCGCGTGGCGCTGTACGCCCCCAAGCTGGTGAGCGATATTGCGGAAGCCCTGGAAAAATCCCGTTCTCTTCTTCAGAGCGGCAAGCAGAAGGAGTCTGAAGACTATGCCTCCCTGGCCCTGACGCTGATGGGGCTTTTGCCCGACCAGGCCGGAGTGCTGGCGGACGCCAACCATTCCCTGGACCGCCTGGGCCGCGCTAACGGCGCCGTTCCCGGCGTTACCGATCTTTCCCATACGCTGGACAAGTCAAAGGTGAACACCTTGATCGAGCAGTTCAACAAGATGAAGGAGGAAGGCAAGGTTCTGGATGCCTTCACGTTCAATTTCATGGGCAACCAGGCCATGGTGCATGGTTCGCAGCGCGTTGCCCGCGCCGCCTACCAGCTCATCAATGACTTCTATCCGGATGCCCCGGGCAGGGAAGACAATCTGTTCTACCTGGCCATGACCACCTGGCAGCTTGGGGAAGCGGACAAGGGCGGGGAGCTGGTGGCCCAGCATATCAAGGAATTCCCGAATTCCAAGTACGCCCCCACCTTGAATACCCTGTCCCTGGAAGGCTTGCTGAAAGACAAGAAGTTCGATCTTTGCGTTCAGCAGGCGGACAAGGTCATGGAACTGCACAAGGGCGATCCCACCCACAAGTTCTATGAACTGGCCCTGTATTGCAAGGGCGCTTCCCTGTTCAACCTGGGAGCCGCTGATGCTGCTCGCTACAAAGATGCCGTTCCCGTGCTGGAACGCTTCGTCAAGGAATACAGGGACAGCACCTACCTGAAGACGGCCATGTATCTGCTGGGTGAAACGTACACGAACCTGGGCAGGGCGGATGATGCCATCCAGGCTTTCACCAACTATATTGCCCGCTTCCCGGAAAAGGATGACGCCAACCTGGCCGCCGTGCTTTATGACCGCGCCTTCAATTACCTGGGCCGCAAGAATCCCGGCGACGAGGAGCTTGCCATCAAGGATGCCAAGGAAATCGTGGACAATTTCAAGGACCACCGCCTGTTCCCGTATGCCAACAACCTGCTTGCCAGCCTTTACGCCGGCAGCAAGGAGCATGAGCAGGAATCGGAAGCCTATTCGCTGGCCGCCCTGGAATCCGCCAAGAAGCTGGGCGACAAGCGTCCCGCCGCGGAAGCCGTATACAACCTGCTTGTGAACGCCACCAGGAAGCCTCTTCCCCTGGAGCCGAAGGAGGCCGTGGAGGCCGCCCGCAAGGCCCGCCGGGATGAAGTCAAGAAGTGGTATGACGAATACTGGAAGGTTGCCGATATGCCCGGCAGCCGCTACAGCCTCCAGCTTGCCGCGGCAGCCATGGACTTCTTCAAGGACGACAAGGAAATGTTTGACCCCACGGCCGTCAAGATGCAGGAAGTCATTGTCCGGGAAGGCAAGAAGGACGACCCCAAGATGACTGTTCTGCTGGAGGAAGCCGTGAATTCCTATACCAAGAATTACATGGCCGGCTACAAGGCCCTGGGACGGGAATTGGACGCCAACGCCCTGCGCAATCACTTCTACAGGTTCCCCGGCGTGGACAACAGCAAAGATAAGACCTTGAGCGCCATGCTCCGCATGGCCGTCATCGCCCAGACGCAGGAAGTCTTTGAAAAGGCACCTACGGAAACGGACGAGCAGCGTGCCGCCAAGGCCGCGCAGGAAGGTTTGGTCAAGCAGCTTTTCGTGGAACTGAAGCGCGACTTCAAGCCCTCCGACCTGCCGCCCTACACGCTTGTCAAGCTGGGCATGCACCTGGCCAATACCTCCCAGCCGGAGGAAAGCATTGCCTACTTTGATGAAATCCTGGATCCGTCGGAACCGAATCCGGTGCGCAAGCAGGCCCGCATCAACGGCATGTCCAAGTACCGCAAGAACGCGGTCTTCGGCAAGGCCGTGGCTCTGGGCCGCAGCAAGGATAATGCCAAGGTGGATACCGCCATCAAGATGATGAGGGATGAACTCAGCAAGGAGGAATCCAGCTCCAATCCGGACCGCAAGGCCATGGAAGACGCCCAGTATAATCTGGTCAAGTTTACCGCCGCCCGCCAGGACTGGCCCGCCGTGATTGCCGCCGCGGAGAAATACCGCGCCGACAAGTCCTACAAGAAGAATTTGCCGGAAGTCCTCTTCCTGCAGGGGCAGGCCTACCTGAAGCAGAATGAGCCGGACAAGGCCCTGGTCTGCTTCATGAACATTACGGGCGCCGATTACAAGGGCCTGGTGAAGTGGTCCGCTCCCGCCATGCTGGCCCAGATGGATACGCTGTGGAATAGAAACAGGATGTCCCAGGGCACCGGCAAGCAGCCTTCCGACAGGTACGTCGCATGGAGGACGGGCAGCCAGTATGTCCAGTTGCTGGATACTCCGGCCAACCGCAAGAGGATGACCGCGGAGGACAGCGACCTGCTCAACCAGGTCAAGGACAAGGTGTCCAGATTCGGTTCCGATCCTGCCGTCAGCCAGGAACGTTCGGACATCGCCGCCTATGAAGCGGCCATCCGTTCCGCCAGGGGGCAGAAATAA
- a CDS encoding VOC family protein, giving the protein MNRMNIICLGVRDMEKAIRFYRDGLGFQTREKSNTPDVIFFNTSGTKLELYPLDLLAKDINKDTPPETGTGFNGITLAYNAKSKEEVVKIVELARKAGATIVKEPQDVFWGGFHAYFTDLDGYYWEVAWGPRDKFDDNDMLVL; this is encoded by the coding sequence ATGAACAGAATGAATATCATATGCCTGGGTGTCAGAGACATGGAAAAGGCCATCCGCTTTTACCGGGACGGACTGGGTTTTCAGACAAGGGAAAAAAGCAACACCCCCGATGTCATCTTCTTTAACACTTCCGGCACGAAACTGGAATTATATCCTCTGGATCTTTTGGCAAAGGATATCAACAAGGACACTCCACCGGAAACAGGTACGGGATTTAATGGAATCACGCTTGCCTATAATGCCAAAAGCAAGGAAGAAGTGGTGAAAATCGTCGAACTTGCCCGCAAGGCTGGAGCAACGATTGTAAAAGAACCTCAGGATGTCTTCTGGGGCGGTTTTCATGCTTATTTTACTGATTTGGATGGCTACTACTGGGAAGTCGCGTGGGGACCGCGTGACAAATTTGACGACAACGATATGCTTGTTTTATAA